The proteins below are encoded in one region of Aquisphaera giovannonii:
- a CDS encoding 3'-5' exoribonuclease YhaM family protein, whose protein sequence is MAIGSVVIRLSDLVDAQEAVCYAALVKKHKGMTARNQPFIRCMFRDRRVQYESMLWHDHRFFEAAAGWTEGQAYRLEVRGKHDLRYGMQIEILGIRPATDDDEADGYDFFDLVESSRYEPKTLMQAIRNRIDRFITQPHLRELVLRILDEHEKLFTKIQAAQAMHHSYTAGLLEHVWSMSRVAESLIQHYSSYYSDLNPPLDKGVVMAAVILHDIGKLRELQYNPVEARYTKEGRLIGHILIGRDMVRDVARTIDGFPEETLLLLEHAILAHHGRHEYGAPVLPQTAEALLVNFIDELDAKMNIVARQRMQSNTLDEFTDKVYGLDNRRIYKGIPDEPGSVDAGPPPA, encoded by the coding sequence ATGGCGATCGGTTCGGTGGTAATCCGACTCTCCGACCTGGTCGATGCCCAGGAGGCGGTCTGCTACGCGGCGCTCGTCAAGAAGCACAAGGGGATGACCGCGCGGAACCAGCCGTTCATCCGCTGCATGTTCCGCGACAGGCGGGTGCAGTACGAGTCGATGCTCTGGCACGACCATCGCTTCTTCGAGGCGGCCGCGGGGTGGACCGAGGGCCAGGCCTACCGCCTGGAGGTCCGCGGCAAGCACGACCTCCGCTACGGCATGCAGATCGAGATCCTGGGCATCCGCCCGGCGACCGACGACGACGAGGCGGACGGCTACGACTTCTTCGACCTCGTCGAGAGCAGCCGCTACGAGCCGAAGACCCTCATGCAGGCGATCCGCAACCGGATCGACCGGTTCATCACCCAGCCGCATCTCCGCGAGCTGGTGCTCCGGATCCTGGACGAGCACGAGAAGCTGTTCACGAAGATCCAGGCCGCGCAGGCCATGCACCACTCGTACACCGCCGGGCTCCTGGAGCACGTCTGGAGCATGTCCCGGGTCGCCGAGTCCCTGATCCAGCACTATTCCTCGTACTACAGCGACCTCAACCCGCCGCTGGACAAGGGCGTGGTGATGGCGGCCGTCATCCTCCACGACATCGGCAAGCTCCGGGAGCTGCAATACAACCCGGTGGAGGCCCGGTACACGAAGGAGGGGCGGCTGATCGGGCACATCCTGATCGGCCGGGACATGGTCCGCGACGTCGCGAGGACGATCGACGGCTTCCCCGAGGAGACGCTGCTGCTCCTCGAGCACGCGATCCTCGCCCACCACGGCCGGCACGAGTACGGCGCGCCCGTCCTGCCGCAGACGGCCGAGGCGCTCCTGGTCAACTTCATCGACGAGCTCGACGCCAAGATGAACATCGTCGCGCGGCAGCGCATGCAGTCGAACACGCTCGACGAGTTCACCGACAAGGTCTACGGCCTGGACAACCGGCGGATCTACAAGGGCATCCCCGACGAGCCGGGGTCGGTCGACGCCGGCCCGCCCCCGGCCTGA
- a CDS encoding outer membrane beta-barrel protein — protein sequence MDRAVRTVQAPAAESAPQPPVIEAQPSAPATQPPASTDAAVNAEPGTPGSNTTDYSLPAAERAFGGGEPTTSAAEGEEAKAEEEKKDTRGLLMKFLDAPQDSDWKVYGWIQNSYTGNTNGFGNGFNFGVNPNFKANSWMGNQYYLILEKPLKQEDNVNWGFRIDNLFGNDWQFNYMQGLFNGAFRPGQFSGYDMAQLYGEVHLPILTKGGLDIKGGRWYTIAGYEVVPAVGRPLLSVPYMFNYGQPFTHVGMLSTLHLTEKINLYNGTINGWDRWINDRYIWGYIGGFSWTSKDDKTSMAFTCVWGPNQYPSFLPANQQIYPTGYVNIPSVAGLNNPGYKRNDRTLFTTVLTHKWNDKLTQVLETDQGWERDVPGLGSPIVNGVVQNAKAKQETWYSFGNWFLYSFSDKFMGVWRSEVFWDTNGARTGLLVGDTYYEQTLGCQIKPHDWLWIRPEARYDWSQFHPSYSNNTRFSQLTLAVDAIFIF from the coding sequence ATGGACCGTGCGGTCCGTACCGTCCAGGCCCCCGCGGCGGAGTCGGCGCCCCAGCCGCCGGTGATCGAGGCCCAGCCGAGCGCCCCGGCCACGCAGCCGCCGGCGTCGACGGACGCCGCGGTCAACGCCGAGCCGGGCACGCCGGGCTCGAACACCACCGACTACAGCCTGCCCGCCGCGGAGCGGGCCTTCGGGGGCGGCGAGCCGACGACCTCCGCGGCCGAGGGCGAGGAGGCCAAGGCGGAGGAGGAGAAGAAGGATACGCGCGGCCTCCTGATGAAGTTCCTGGACGCGCCCCAGGATTCCGACTGGAAGGTCTACGGCTGGATCCAGAACAGCTACACCGGGAACACCAACGGCTTCGGCAACGGCTTCAACTTCGGCGTCAACCCGAACTTCAAGGCGAATTCATGGATGGGGAATCAGTACTACCTCATCCTGGAGAAGCCGCTGAAGCAGGAGGACAACGTCAATTGGGGCTTCCGGATCGACAACCTGTTCGGCAACGACTGGCAGTTCAACTACATGCAGGGGCTGTTCAACGGCGCCTTCCGGCCGGGGCAGTTCTCCGGATATGACATGGCCCAGCTCTACGGCGAGGTCCACCTGCCGATCCTCACCAAGGGCGGCCTCGACATCAAGGGAGGACGCTGGTACACGATCGCGGGATATGAAGTCGTGCCGGCCGTCGGTCGGCCGCTCCTCTCGGTGCCGTACATGTTCAACTACGGCCAGCCGTTCACCCACGTCGGTATGCTCTCCACGCTGCACCTGACCGAGAAGATCAACCTCTACAACGGCACGATCAACGGCTGGGACCGCTGGATCAATGACCGCTATATCTGGGGGTACATCGGCGGCTTCTCCTGGACGTCCAAGGACGACAAGACCAGCATGGCGTTCACCTGCGTGTGGGGGCCGAACCAGTACCCCAGCTTCCTGCCGGCCAACCAGCAGATCTACCCGACGGGTTACGTCAACATCCCGTCCGTCGCCGGCCTGAACAACCCGGGCTACAAGCGGAATGATCGCACCCTGTTCACCACCGTGCTCACGCACAAGTGGAACGACAAGCTGACGCAGGTCCTGGAGACCGACCAGGGCTGGGAGCGGGACGTCCCCGGCCTCGGCTCACCGATCGTCAACGGCGTCGTCCAGAACGCCAAGGCGAAGCAGGAGACCTGGTACAGCTTCGGCAACTGGTTCCTGTACTCGTTCAGCGACAAGTTCATGGGTGTGTGGCGGTCGGAGGTGTTCTGGGACACGAACGGGGCCCGCACCGGCCTGCTCGTGGGCGACACCTACTACGAGCAGACCCTCGGCTGCCAGATCAAGCCGCACGACTGGCTCTGGATCCGCCCCGAGGCCCGGTACGACTGGTCTCAGTTCCACCCGTCCTACAGCAACAACACCCGCTTCTCGCAGCTCACCCTGGCCGTGGACGCGATCTTCATCTTCTGA
- a CDS encoding arginase family protein produces MRIRALDLDGSLVAQRRLLGDRPDLHRFPAREWGPRIRLACTPREYGRFAAWLERAVGGEPAAITLYGSGDFHHVTLALLRRIDGPFNLLILDKHPDWMRGIPFLHCGTWVRHALRLPNLRRVFHCGGELDFDNAYRVLAPWADIEARRIQVLPARRRFFGARWGRIDHGPLLDRGELDLDDLGRRLEAWRDVLARHALYVSIDKDVLRAEDAAVNWDSGFLRLDQATAVLRAFLDAAGGRLAGADLLGDWSPIALGTRLNRLCHRLDHPSPDHDPDEAARKNEAANRAFLDVLDEGIAAAPDPA; encoded by the coding sequence GTGAGGATTCGTGCCCTGGATCTCGACGGCAGCCTGGTGGCGCAGAGACGGCTCCTGGGCGATCGCCCCGACCTGCACCGATTCCCGGCTCGCGAATGGGGGCCGCGGATTCGGCTCGCGTGCACGCCCCGGGAATACGGGCGATTCGCCGCGTGGCTGGAGCGAGCCGTCGGCGGCGAGCCGGCCGCGATCACCCTCTACGGTTCGGGCGACTTCCACCACGTCACGCTGGCCCTGCTGCGGCGGATCGATGGGCCGTTCAACCTGCTGATCCTGGACAAGCACCCCGACTGGATGCGGGGGATCCCTTTCCTGCACTGCGGCACGTGGGTCCGGCACGCCCTCCGGCTGCCGAACCTGCGCCGGGTCTTCCATTGCGGCGGGGAGCTCGATTTCGACAACGCCTACCGGGTCCTCGCGCCCTGGGCCGACATCGAGGCCCGCCGGATCCAGGTCCTCCCGGCACGCCGACGTTTCTTCGGGGCTCGATGGGGGAGGATCGATCACGGCCCGCTGCTCGATCGGGGTGAGCTCGACCTCGACGACCTGGGACGTCGCCTCGAAGCCTGGCGCGACGTGCTCGCGCGGCATGCCCTGTACGTCTCGATCGACAAGGACGTCCTCCGCGCCGAGGACGCGGCCGTGAACTGGGACTCGGGCTTCCTGAGGCTCGACCAGGCGACGGCCGTCCTCCGCGCCTTCCTGGACGCGGCCGGTGGCCGGCTCGCCGGCGCCGACCTGCTCGGGGACTGGTCCCCGATCGCCCTGGGGACGCGGCTCAATCGCCTCTGCCATCGCCTCGACCACCCCAGCCCGGACCACGACCCCGACGAGGCGGCCCGGAAGAACGAGGCCGCCAACAGGGCCTTCCTCGACGTCCTCGACGAAGGGATCGCGGCTGCGCCCGATCCCGCCTGA
- a CDS encoding cation:proton antiporter encodes MRRARSPFPAGWLLSILLAVLATWPQPARGQSEAAGLTKEAAVAEEARGGGGVGPAADAGAHDDPIAPVLLGVIVIILAARLGGHVFEVLKQPPVLGELVVGVVLGNLSLLGYHGLDFLKVVEGAGPATIGVDDHLRIAGISIDHLARIGIILLLFQVGLEANLADFRRVGLSAFRVAVLGVVAPMVLGFGVGAVLLPDRGWPVHLFLGAALSATSVGITARVLRDLGRATSPESQIVLGAAVIDDVLGLLVLSVVQGIVFSMGSASGGVREGFGLMSLVLIVAKACGFLVGALVLGQFVSRTVFKAASYLQGSGMLTVTALAICFFFSWIASRMGLAPIVGAFAAGLILEKVQYRELAERHERKELEELIRPLADLLVPIFFVMMGLQVDLRSLSDPSVLGLAAVLFVAAVVGKQVCAYGALEGGLDRLSIGVGMIPRGEVGLIFAAIGRQLQLNGKSVVDEGTYSALVLVVMATTLVTPPLLKFTLQRFAARSGAVPASG; translated from the coding sequence ATGCGACGCGCCCGCAGTCCGTTCCCCGCGGGATGGCTGCTCTCGATCCTGCTGGCCGTGTTAGCCACCTGGCCGCAGCCGGCCCGGGGCCAATCGGAGGCCGCCGGCCTCACCAAGGAGGCGGCGGTCGCCGAGGAGGCGCGGGGCGGGGGCGGGGTCGGGCCCGCGGCGGACGCCGGGGCGCACGACGACCCGATCGCTCCCGTGCTGCTCGGCGTCATCGTCATCATCCTGGCCGCGAGGCTGGGCGGCCATGTGTTCGAGGTGCTGAAGCAGCCTCCGGTCCTGGGCGAGCTCGTGGTCGGAGTCGTCCTTGGGAATCTATCGCTCCTGGGCTACCACGGCCTCGACTTCCTCAAGGTGGTGGAGGGAGCGGGCCCCGCGACCATAGGCGTCGACGACCACCTCCGGATCGCGGGCATCTCGATCGATCACCTGGCGAGGATCGGCATCATCCTGCTGCTCTTCCAGGTGGGCCTCGAGGCGAACCTGGCCGACTTCCGACGCGTCGGCCTCTCGGCCTTCCGCGTGGCCGTCCTGGGGGTGGTGGCGCCCATGGTCCTGGGCTTCGGCGTGGGGGCCGTCCTCCTGCCGGACCGGGGGTGGCCGGTGCACCTGTTCCTCGGCGCCGCGCTCAGCGCGACGAGCGTCGGGATCACGGCGAGGGTGCTGCGGGACCTCGGGCGTGCGACGAGCCCCGAGTCGCAGATCGTCCTGGGGGCGGCCGTCATCGACGACGTCCTCGGCCTTCTCGTCCTCTCCGTCGTCCAGGGGATCGTCTTCTCGATGGGGTCGGCGTCCGGAGGCGTCCGCGAGGGGTTCGGGCTCATGAGCCTGGTCCTCATCGTGGCCAAGGCCTGCGGCTTCCTGGTCGGCGCCCTGGTGCTCGGGCAGTTCGTGAGCCGCACGGTGTTCAAGGCCGCGAGCTACCTCCAGGGGAGCGGGATGCTGACGGTCACGGCGCTGGCGATCTGCTTCTTCTTCTCCTGGATCGCCTCCCGAATGGGGCTGGCGCCCATCGTGGGCGCCTTCGCCGCCGGCCTGATCCTGGAGAAGGTCCAGTATCGGGAGCTGGCGGAGCGGCACGAGCGGAAGGAGCTGGAGGAGCTGATCCGCCCCCTCGCGGACCTCCTGGTGCCGATCTTCTTCGTGATGATGGGCCTCCAGGTGGACCTCCGGAGCCTCTCCGACCCCTCGGTCCTCGGCCTCGCCGCGGTCCTGTTCGTCGCGGCCGTCGTCGGCAAGCAGGTCTGCGCCTACGGGGCATTGGAGGGCGGACTCGACCGGCTGAGTATCGGCGTGGGGATGATCCCGAGGGGGGAGGTCGGGCTCATCTTCGCCGCGATCGGCCGGCAGTTGCAGCTCAACGGGAAGAGCGTGGTGGACGAGGGGACCTATTCCGCGCTCGTCCTGGTCGTCATGGCGACGACCCTGGTGACGCCGCCCTTGCTCAAGTTCACGCTGCAGCGATTCGCCGCGAGATCCGGCGCCGTCCCGGCCTCGGGCTGA
- a CDS encoding C40 family peptidase produces MCPSFLGILVASALTQAPATGSYLCQPSYSRDWETRGPLEWYSPQPGDIFLATDQRLWFRWGHLIAGANGFHHSGLVFRRADGRLGLIEAGPFNKTNVEVMDPYQHMMNHVQAGDRVWIRRRKVPLTPEQSARLTDFATAQEGKPFALARWFGQLTPLRTRGPIKTWFVGEPIGDRPRWFCSELVTECCAYAGIMDRKTARPSATYPADFFYPTSFNLYLNKHLRLEDQGWAPPSRWLPAIPEGVELRRPAPSPQK; encoded by the coding sequence ATGTGCCCGAGTTTCCTGGGAATCCTCGTCGCGTCGGCGCTGACGCAGGCGCCGGCGACGGGGTCGTATCTCTGCCAGCCGTCGTATTCCCGTGACTGGGAGACCCGCGGCCCGCTCGAGTGGTACTCGCCGCAGCCCGGCGACATCTTCCTCGCCACGGATCAGCGCCTCTGGTTCCGCTGGGGGCACCTGATCGCCGGGGCCAACGGCTTCCACCACTCGGGGCTCGTCTTCCGCCGCGCCGACGGGCGGCTCGGGCTGATCGAGGCCGGGCCGTTCAACAAGACGAACGTCGAGGTGATGGACCCGTACCAGCATATGATGAATCATGTCCAGGCGGGCGACCGCGTCTGGATCCGCCGCCGCAAGGTCCCGCTCACCCCGGAGCAGTCCGCCCGGCTCACCGACTTCGCGACGGCCCAGGAGGGCAAGCCCTTCGCCCTGGCCCGCTGGTTCGGCCAGCTGACCCCGCTGCGGACGCGCGGGCCGATCAAGACCTGGTTCGTCGGCGAGCCGATCGGCGACAGGCCGAGGTGGTTCTGCTCCGAGCTCGTCACGGAATGCTGCGCCTACGCCGGCATCATGGACCGCAAGACCGCCCGGCCCTCCGCCACCTACCCGGCCGACTTCTTCTACCCGACCTCCTTCAACCTGTACCTCAACAAGCACCTGAGGCTCGAGGACCAGGGCTGGGCGCCGCCGTCGCGGTGGCTGCCGGCGATCCCCGAGGGGGTCGAGCTCAGGCGGCCCGCCCCGTCGCCCCAGAAGTGA
- a CDS encoding glutamine synthetase III family protein produces the protein MEHARARQAAIESVTNWPATGRRAPKTTTTIRQLFGSNVFSDDQMRARLPENVYKAIRETLRKGVALDASVADVVAAAMKDWAIERGATHYTHWFQPMTGLTAEKHDSFLTPTEGGGAIAEFGGKELIRGEPDASSFPSGGIRATFEARGYTAWDPTSPAFILENPNGTTLCIPTAFCSWTGEALDKKTPLLRSVEVLSKQALRILRLFGSHASTVFTTAGPEQEYFLIDKNFYYNRPDLMNAGRTLFGAKPPKGQEMEDHYFGAIPERVLACMLETETELYKLGVPVKTRHNEVSPAQYEIAPIFENANVATDHNMLVMETMKRVADRYGLQLLLHEKPFAGVNGSGKHLNWSMSDDLGNNLLKPGDTPHQNAQFLIFLVAVIKAVHKHADLLRVAVAHAGNDHRLGANEAPPAIISIFLGDMLQDIVDQIEAGGAKSAKAGGEMKIGVTVLPTLPRDAGDRNRTSPFAFTGNKFEFRACGSAQSIAGPIVVLNTIVAEALDEFATTLEKAVAEKKDLNAEIQKLLQAAIKDSKAVLFNGDNYSEAWHQEAEKRGLPNRKSTIDSLPDLVSPKSIGLFTKYGVLSERELHSRYEIFLEGYHKTINIETQLTLQIAQRQILPAALRYQAEVAGSIANLKNSGITVPKGQSAHLSELVAGIDELQSAVDKLSDAIEETSAGGSLEHAKHSRDVVIPAMNAVRAAGDKLETIVADDLWPLPTYQEMLFIK, from the coding sequence ATGGAACACGCACGGGCGAGACAAGCTGCGATCGAATCGGTGACCAACTGGCCGGCCACGGGCCGCCGGGCCCCGAAGACCACGACGACGATCCGCCAGCTCTTCGGCAGCAACGTCTTCTCGGATGACCAGATGAGGGCCCGGCTGCCGGAGAACGTCTACAAGGCGATCCGCGAGACCCTGCGCAAGGGCGTGGCCCTGGACGCGTCCGTGGCCGACGTGGTGGCCGCGGCGATGAAGGACTGGGCCATCGAGCGCGGGGCCACGCACTATACCCACTGGTTCCAGCCGATGACCGGCCTGACGGCCGAGAAGCACGACTCGTTCCTGACCCCCACCGAGGGCGGCGGGGCGATCGCCGAGTTCGGCGGCAAGGAGCTCATCCGCGGCGAGCCCGACGCCTCGAGCTTCCCCTCCGGGGGCATCCGCGCCACCTTCGAGGCCCGCGGCTACACCGCGTGGGACCCGACGAGCCCGGCCTTCATCCTCGAGAACCCCAACGGCACGACGCTCTGCATCCCGACGGCCTTCTGCTCCTGGACCGGCGAGGCCCTGGACAAGAAGACCCCCCTGCTCCGCTCCGTCGAGGTCCTCTCCAAGCAGGCCCTCCGCATCCTCCGGCTGTTCGGCTCCCACGCCAGCACCGTGTTCACCACGGCCGGCCCGGAGCAGGAATACTTCCTCATCGACAAGAACTTCTACTACAACCGCCCCGACCTGATGAACGCCGGGCGGACCCTCTTCGGCGCCAAGCCCCCCAAGGGGCAGGAGATGGAGGACCACTACTTCGGCGCCATCCCGGAGCGGGTCCTGGCCTGCATGCTCGAGACCGAGACCGAGCTCTACAAGCTGGGCGTCCCGGTGAAGACCCGCCACAACGAGGTCTCCCCGGCCCAGTATGAGATCGCCCCGATCTTCGAGAACGCGAACGTCGCGACCGACCACAACATGCTGGTCATGGAGACCATGAAGCGGGTGGCCGACCGCTACGGCCTCCAGCTCCTGCTCCACGAGAAGCCCTTCGCCGGCGTCAACGGCTCGGGCAAGCACCTGAACTGGTCGATGTCCGACGACCTGGGCAACAACCTCCTCAAGCCGGGCGACACCCCGCACCAGAACGCCCAGTTCCTGATCTTCCTGGTGGCCGTCATCAAGGCGGTCCACAAGCACGCCGACCTGCTCCGCGTCGCCGTCGCCCACGCCGGCAACGACCACCGGCTCGGCGCCAACGAGGCCCCGCCGGCCATCATCTCGATCTTCCTGGGCGACATGCTCCAGGACATCGTCGACCAGATCGAGGCCGGCGGCGCCAAGTCCGCCAAGGCCGGCGGCGAGATGAAGATCGGCGTCACCGTCCTGCCGACGCTCCCCCGCGACGCCGGCGACCGCAACCGGACCAGCCCGTTCGCCTTCACGGGGAACAAGTTCGAGTTCCGCGCCTGCGGCTCCGCCCAGTCGATCGCCGGCCCCATCGTCGTCCTCAACACGATCGTCGCCGAGGCCCTCGACGAGTTCGCCACGACCCTCGAGAAGGCCGTCGCCGAGAAGAAGGACCTCAACGCCGAGATCCAGAAGCTGCTCCAGGCGGCCATCAAGGACAGCAAGGCGGTCCTCTTCAACGGCGACAACTACAGCGAGGCGTGGCACCAGGAGGCGGAGAAGCGCGGCCTCCCCAACCGCAAGAGCACCATCGACAGCCTCCCCGACCTGGTCTCGCCGAAGTCGATCGGCCTGTTCACGAAGTACGGCGTCCTCTCCGAGCGCGAGCTGCACTCCCGCTACGAGATCTTCCTCGAGGGCTACCACAAGACGATCAACATCGAGACCCAGTTGACCCTCCAGATCGCCCAGCGGCAGATCCTACCCGCCGCGCTGCGCTATCAGGCCGAGGTCGCGGGCTCGATCGCCAACCTGAAGAACAGCGGCATCACCGTCCCGAAGGGCCAGTCGGCGCACCTCTCCGAGCTCGTCGCCGGGATCGACGAGCTCCAGTCGGCCGTCGACAAGCTCTCCGACGCCATCGAGGAGACGTCCGCCGGCGGGTCGCTCGAGCACGCCAAGCACTCCCGCGACGTCGTCATCCCCGCGATGAACGCCGTCCGGGCCGCGGGCGACAAGCTGGAGACCATCGTGGCCGACGACCTCTGGCCGCTGCCGACCTACCAGGAGATGCTGTTCATCAAGTAA
- a CDS encoding phytoene desaturase family protein has protein sequence MATTPGGNRATLDTLGAMEHPEPSRAFGAREWDAIIIGAGHNGLTCAAYLARSGQQVLVLESRKRVGGACTIDEPWPGYRVSPCAYLLGLLHPLVIDELRMADYGFSWTPAEAGLFVPFEDGSSIQLWDDEDRCEAEIRRFSPADLDGWRDFSAAKARLRDALRPPGARDLWIGPAPSQEDLEERIGGDHEARHILFEWSMVECVENYFQDERLQMAYLGQGVIGTNASPHDRGTASIHFHHQSGRLGGMPGMWGYVKGGMGMVSFLLCDIARDLGVTVATGVPVARIVPGEGVELAGGGRVRARHVISNADPRATLRMLGGDADPAWKGRVEAVPQTGCTVKLNVALSRLPSFKSRPGASMPHHAGQINTPLTKQEWAEHFRTARSGELPRRLWTELYFQTVHDPSVAPAGVHTMSVFGQYVPHTFSGGDWDSRRDEVRDVALGSIARFCEGFPESVIQAQVLGPPDIEEAVGLTGGQIFQGECLPPYMWDRRLSPRTPMPGVFLCGACTHPGGSVIGVNGRNAAMEVLGRNDGAGR, from the coding sequence ATGGCGACGACACCTGGCGGGAATCGAGCCACCCTGGACACCCTGGGGGCGATGGAGCATCCGGAGCCGTCCCGGGCGTTCGGGGCCAGGGAGTGGGACGCGATCATCATCGGCGCCGGGCACAACGGACTGACGTGCGCGGCGTACCTGGCCAGGTCCGGCCAGCAGGTCCTGGTGCTCGAATCCCGCAAGCGGGTCGGCGGGGCCTGCACGATCGACGAGCCCTGGCCCGGCTACCGGGTGTCCCCTTGCGCCTACCTCCTGGGCCTCCTCCACCCGCTGGTGATCGACGAGCTGAGGATGGCCGACTACGGCTTCTCGTGGACGCCCGCGGAGGCCGGCCTCTTCGTGCCGTTCGAGGACGGCTCCAGCATCCAGCTCTGGGACGACGAGGACCGTTGCGAGGCGGAGATCCGCCGCTTCTCGCCCGCGGACCTGGACGGCTGGCGCGACTTCTCCGCGGCCAAGGCCCGGCTGCGGGACGCGCTCCGCCCGCCCGGTGCCCGTGACCTCTGGATCGGACCCGCGCCGTCGCAGGAGGACCTCGAGGAGCGGATCGGCGGCGACCACGAGGCCCGCCACATCCTCTTCGAATGGTCCATGGTGGAGTGCGTCGAGAATTACTTCCAGGACGAGCGGCTCCAGATGGCCTACCTGGGTCAGGGCGTCATCGGGACCAATGCCAGCCCGCACGACCGCGGCACGGCGTCGATCCACTTCCACCATCAATCGGGCCGGCTCGGCGGGATGCCCGGGATGTGGGGATACGTGAAGGGGGGGATGGGCATGGTCTCGTTCCTCCTCTGCGACATCGCCCGCGACCTCGGCGTCACGGTGGCGACCGGCGTCCCGGTCGCGCGGATCGTGCCCGGGGAGGGGGTCGAGCTGGCCGGAGGCGGCCGCGTCCGGGCCCGGCACGTCATCTCCAACGCGGACCCGCGGGCCACGCTGAGGATGCTGGGCGGCGACGCCGATCCCGCATGGAAGGGCCGCGTCGAGGCCGTCCCCCAGACCGGCTGCACGGTGAAGCTGAACGTGGCCCTGAGTCGATTGCCCAGCTTCAAGTCCCGCCCCGGCGCGTCGATGCCGCACCACGCCGGCCAGATCAATACCCCGCTGACCAAGCAGGAATGGGCGGAACACTTCCGCACCGCCCGGTCGGGCGAGCTGCCGCGGCGGCTGTGGACCGAGCTCTACTTCCAGACCGTGCACGACCCCTCGGTCGCCCCGGCGGGCGTGCACACGATGAGCGTCTTCGGCCAGTACGTCCCGCACACTTTTTCGGGCGGCGACTGGGACTCGCGGCGCGACGAGGTCCGCGACGTCGCGCTCGGCTCGATCGCCCGCTTCTGCGAGGGCTTCCCGGAGTCGGTGATCCAGGCCCAGGTGCTCGGCCCCCCGGACATCGAGGAGGCCGTCGGCCTGACGGGCGGCCAGATCTTCCAGGGGGAATGCCTCCCCCCCTACATGTGGGACCGCCGCCTCTCCCCCAGGACCCCCATGCCGGGGGTCTTCCTCTGCGGCGCCTGCACCCACCCCGGCGGCAGCGTCATCGGCGTCAACGGCCGGAACGCCGCGATGGAGGTCCTCGGCCGGAATGACGGGGCGGGCCGTTGA